Within the Panulirus ornatus isolate Po-2019 chromosome 35, ASM3632096v1, whole genome shotgun sequence genome, the region gcgggagacagcgacaaagcaaaataaataaataaataaatgaatatgtatgtgggtgggttgggccattctttcgtctgtttccttgcgctacctcgctaacacgggagacagcgacaaagcaaaatatataaataaatataattattattattatattattttgctttgtcgctgtctcccgcgttagtgaggtagcgcaaggaaacggacgaaagaatggcccaacccacccacatatatatgtatataaatacatgtccacacacgcaaatatacatacctatacatctcaatgtacacatatatatacacacacagacatatacatatatatacatgtacgtaattcatactgtctgcctttatttattcccatcgccaccccaccacacatggaataacaaccccctcccccctcatgtgtgcgaggtagcaataggaaaagacaacaaaggccacattcgttcacactcagtctctagctgtcatgtaataatgcactgaaaccacagctcccttttcacatccaggccccacagaactttccatggtttaccccagacgcttcacatgccctggttcaatccattgacagcacgtcgaccccggtataccaaatcattccaattcactctattccttgcacacctttcaccctcctgcatgttccggccccgatcactcaaaatctttttcactccatccttccacctccaatttggtctcccacttttcgttccctccacctctgacacatatatcctcttggtcaatctttcctcactcattctctctatgtgaccaaaccatttcaaaaccccctcttctgctctctcaaccacactctttttatttccacacatctctctttcccatacgttacttactcgatcaaaccacctcacaccacacattgtcctcaaacatctcatttccagcacatccaacctcctccgcacaactctatccatagcccacgcctcgcaaccacataacattgttggaaccactattccttcaaatacccatttttgctttttcgagataatgttcttgacttccacacattcttcaaggctcccagaactttcgcgccctcccccaccctatgattcacttccgcttccatggttccatctgctgccaaatccattcccagatatctaaaacacttcacttcttccagtttttctccattcaaacttacctcccaattgacttgtccctcaaccctactgtacctagtaaccttgctcttattcacatttactctcagctttcttctttcacacactttaccaaactcagtcaccagcttctgcagtttctcacatgaatcagccaccagtgctgtatcatcagtgaacaacaactgactcacttcccaagctcttttatccacaacagactgcatacttgtgtgtgtttgtgtgtgtgtgtgtatatgagtggatgggccattctttgtctgtttcttagtgctacctcactgacatgggaaatggtgatcaagtacaataaagtaataaaatatatatataagcttgttAGTTATGTCATATGATTATGCAATTTATTTTATCTGCAAAATGTGGAAACATAGTTGTTATATTCTTGCTTCATCTCAATCTTCAAATTGAAAAGTATTTCAGCCCTTAACTGAATAGGTCTCCTACTCCTTTGTTTGCACTGCTGACCTCTACATGGTAGGGGTATGTTATGTGTTATAGTTTTTGTGAGTTTCAGCTGTTTGTTCCATAGGAAGAAAGTGGCCTCTTTTTTGATATAAGAAAAGTTTAACATATTttgtatgcatattttttttctaaggacAGATAGAAAACTGAAAATCTATAATCCTCGGAACCAAGTAATGTTCAGGTCTCAGAATTTCATGGATTTTAgaattatgtatgtacatgggccACAGACAGTGATCTGAATGTATGATAACCTTAGAATGGTATTTTGTTTGCTTAATGGAAGTGTAATGTTATTTGCATGTAATATTTGCAAATATATACTAAAAAAGTCGTTTGATGACCTGACTGAAATATTTTGGGAACTCATACTCCAAGTTATTGGTAATATTGAATGTACTGTACCACAAAATTTGGCAATTTACATATTTTAGAAATACTGATTTGTGATACCCTTCCTGTGTTTAGAATATCAATTAGGTTTTAATTATAAAATATTTGGAAAAATACGATTAATTGTTTTTGAAGACCTGACATGAACATATTCTTAATCGCTTTTTGGAACATTTAGATGTAGATAGATGAATTATAATTTTCCTTATCAACTCTTGGTGACAAAACAACAAGCATCTTTATCTTCACAGCTTCAGTGTGTGGCAGTGGATCAAAGTAAACATGCTACAGATCTCACCATGTTAAATGCATCTAATCTTGGAGTCACTGATCGTTTGTCAGTTGTGCAAGGCAAGGTTACAGAGAAGAGTATGCCATGTTTACCCCATGAAAAATTTGATCTCATCTTATCAaatccaccttatgttctccgaAAAGATCTGCTGAATGTTGAGCCAGAGATTATGATGTAAGTTACTATTCAAGCTTTTGTATTTCATATGGATTAGTTTGATTTGACATAAACATGTGATGGAGTAAAGAGTGAAGTTAGAAATAGGAGTGAAagttaagaatatatacatactgtaggtattttctttttgtacatGTGATTTTCTTGAGACCATTCAGGAGCTGTGATTATAGAGGAAAATGATAGGTTTTTGAAGTAGAAAAGGAATGGGTAAATTAGGAAGTACATTTAGACAAAAGActgttcctgtttttttttttttttttttttttttttgctgtctcccgcgtttgcgaggtagcgcaaggaaacagacgaaggaaatggcccaacccacccccatacacatgtatatacatacgtccacacacgcaaatatacatacctacacagctttccatggtttactccagacgcttcacatgccctgattcaatccactgacagcacgtcaaccccggtataccacatcgctccatttcactctattccttgccctcctttcaccctcctgcatgttcaggccctgatcacacaaaatctttttcactccatctttccacctccaatttggtctcccttttctcctcgttccctccacctccgacacatatatcctcttggtcaatctttcctcactcattctctccatgtgcccaaaccatttcaaaacaccctcttctgctctctcaaccacgctctttttatttccacacatctctcttacccttacgttacttactcgatcaaaccacctcacaccacacattgtcctcaaacatctcatttccagcacatccatcctcctgcgcacaactctatccatagcccacgcctcgcaaccatacaacattgttggaaccactattccttcaaacatacccatttttgctttccgagataatgttcttgacttccacacattcttcaaggctcccagaattttcgccccctcccccaccctatgatccacttccgcttcgatggttccatccgctgccagatccactcccagatatctaaaacacttcacttcctccagtttttctccattcaaactcacctcccaattgactagaccctcaaccctactgtacctaataaccttgctcttcttcacatttactcttaactttcttctttcacacactttaccaaactcagtcaccagcttctgcagtttctcacatgaatcagccaccagcgctgtatcatcagcgaacaacaactgactcacttcccaagctctctcatccccaacagacttcatacttgcccctctttccaaaactcttgcattcacctccctaacaaccccatccataaacaaattaaacaaccatggagacatcacacacccctgccgcaaacctacattcactgagaaccaatcactttcctctcttcctacacgtacacatgccttacatcctcaataaaaacttttcactgcttctaacaacttgcctcccacaccatatattcttaataccttccacagagcatctctatcaactctatcatatgccttctccagatccataaatgctacatacaaatccatttgcttttctaagtatttctcacatacattcttcaaagcaaacacctgatccacacatcctctaccacttctgaaaccacactgctcttccccaatctgatgctctgtacatgccttcaccctctcaatcaatatcctcccatttaatttaccaggaatactcaacaaacttatacctctgtaatttgagcactcactcttatcccctttgccaggTTTTGTCTTGTGATTATTTACATCTGGTGAAACATAATAAAAGGCTTGACTCAGCTACACCGTGGCAATTGGCAAACCTGAGAACAATAAAGGTTCAAATGATTGCAGGTGAATTTATTGAATTTAGTTGAATTAAAAATCAAAAACCAATTAGATCCGTTTAGAGTAAGAAAAGAGATAAGAAATCTCAGAAATTTTGACCTTTATCTTAAGAAATTCAGTGACGTGGAAGTACCAACAGTTTGTATTATGTGATAAAGTGCATGCCATAATGCTTGCCTTTCACAAGATGTTTTCACCAAATCCCAAGAGAAGGCTTTTGTCTCACTGTACATTTCAACACTTGTGCTGTCAAGATGCTTGCTGCTATCAGACCTGCTCCTTCCATCCTGTGGATTAGTATcctattttcttatttttgtgtatttcataGTTTATATCTTTAGGATGATAGTGTTTTGATGTGTACTTTGTTCAGTGTTTTAAGATTCCATTACATACCAGGGGTCCTCATATAAAGACAGCATGCAAAACAACTTTGCACTACTATTGAACATTAGGTTATACATTCAGTGAATGACCCTAAGGTTTTGCCATAGTGATAGTTTTGAAGAAAATTAAAGTTTTCACTTACCATTTTGAATATTAATTTCCACCAATTATAGAACATTCAGATTTTTGAAGGCTTTTCAGTCATAATGCCTTTTATATTGATATCAAGGCTGGATATTATTAGATTTGTATCCCACAGGTATTTGAAAAATTGTGTAAAACTATTCCATCCCCTCATGGACGCCATATAAAGAACACCACCTTTACATTTGTCATTCTTGATATGCCATGAAAGTGAGCACTACCTGACTCTGAACCATCACaatgaatatcattttctttatttattaaacttaatTGTTATTTCCTTGTCAggaaagtagtgccaggaaacagaagaagaatggcccatccactcatatacacatatacatacatatacataacatatgcataca harbors:
- the HemK1 gene encoding MTRF1L release factor glutamine methyltransferase translates to MTCRLLRMPLQYILGEWDFHSVTLRMKPPVFIPRPETEQLVELALLCLQGIKRPQVLEIGCGSGAISLSLLHSVGDLQCVAVDQSKHATDLTMLNASNLGVTDRLSVVQGKVTEKSMPCLPHEKFDLILSNPPYVLRKDLLNVEPEIMMFCLVIIYIW